A single region of the Vanacampus margaritifer isolate UIUO_Vmar chromosome 13, RoL_Vmar_1.0, whole genome shotgun sequence genome encodes:
- the henmt1 gene encoding small RNA 2'-O-methyltransferase, with protein sequence MSPLFTPSLHGQRHDFVVDFVRRNNPKKVVDLGCAECNLLQKLRFHSQIELLVGVDINGAKLRKKMHGLAPISTNYLQPTYDQLCVQLYQGSVTQKDARLRGFDLVTSIELIEHLPLDDLDRFSEVVFGYMAPQTVIISTPNSEFNRLFPGMSGFRHSDHKFEWTRVAFQSWSLNVCSEFGYEAEFTGVGQAPPGQEEGIGFCTQIGVFRRRGGLMLGDNAEDHFSYTLLYSVTYPSLRDQNILRKTLVSELLYWAEKMKNKWLDKLTEENPVEKDKPGGEEYGEIFWTNGHESQCHTLHRYVSVPLHLLWNCCPKLRELSGSLGNLSQLIIDDPQIQMNRSRSAVIICSLEHDLEDEDPNHLTDSGYAESSHVEEEN encoded by the exons ATGAGTCCGTTGTTCACACCGTCGCTTCACGGGCAGAGACATGACTTTGTTGTCGACTTTGTCAGGAGGAATAACCCCaaaaag gTGGTGGACTTGGGCTGCGCTGAGTGCAACCTTCTTCAAAAGCTCAGGTTTCACagtcaaattgaattgttggtCGGAGTTGACATCAATGGCGCCAAACTGAGGAAAAAGAT GCATGGATTGGCTCCTATATCTACAAACTATCTGCAGCCAACTTATGATCAACTGTGTGTGCAGCTCTACCAGGGCTCTGTCACACAAAAAGATGCTCGCTTAAGAGGATTCGATTTGGTGACCAGCATTGagct CATTGAGCACCTCCCTCTTGATGATTTGGACCGGTTTTCTGAGGTGGTCTTTGGATACATGGCTCCGCAAACGGTGATCATCAGCACCCCAAACTCGGAGTTCAACCGGCTTTTTCCTGGAATGTCTGGTTTCAGGCACAGTGACCACAAGTTTGAGTGGACCAGAGTGGCGTTCCAATCCtg GTCCCTGAATGTCTGTTCAGAGTTTGGCTATGAAGCTGAGTTCACTGGTGTGGGTCAAGCTCCCCCAGGCCAAGAGGAGGGTATCGGCTTCTGCACCCAGATTGGCGTGTTTCGCAGGCGTGGTGGCCTCATGTTAGGTGACAATGCAGAAGATCATTTCTCATACACGCTG CTTTATAGTGTGACTTATCCCAGCCTGCGTGACCAAAACATCCTGCGGAAGACCCTGGTTAGTGAGTTGTTGTATTGGGCAGAGAAGATGAAAAACAAATGGCTGGATAAACTGACAG AGGAGAATCCTGTGGAGAAGGACAAGCCAGGAGGAGAAGAGTACGGAGAGATCTTCTGGACAAATGGTCACGAATCGCAGTGTCACACATTACACAG GTATGTGTCTGTTCCCCTGCACTTGCTGTGGAATTGCTGCCCCAAGTTACGTGAGCTGAGTGGAAGTCTGGGAAATCTGAGTCAACTCATCATAGATGATCCCCAAATTCAAATGAATCGGTCACGCTCTGCTGTAATTATCTGCAGTTTGGAACACG ACCTAGAAGATGAAGATCCTAATCATCTGACGGACAGTGGCTATGCAGAGAGCAGCCATGTGGAAGAGGAAAACTGA